Proteins encoded by one window of Microplitis mediator isolate UGA2020A chromosome 1, iyMicMedi2.1, whole genome shotgun sequence:
- the LOC130668064 gene encoding peptidyl-alpha-hydroxyglycine alpha-amidating lyase 2-like — translation MSARKEKSIVICIFLLFLGLVSGYVINPYRNPELLSNVVDELLDLLTDKGRKINEQNQQLYPEENTIWKTPKDVGQITGVGVDPAGNPVIFHRADRSWDYGSFDDTFKFRESFRGPITQDTVLTLNPRSGSVESSWGSNMFYLPHGLHIDSRGNVWLTDVALHQVFKFTPGSTNPDLILGEALTPGSDNDHFCQPTSVAVAKTGEIVVADGYCNNRIIVFDPFGNIINIIPQPGEFVALRVPHALTILEQGDVCVADRENMRVICMSLREGFPPDNDEDKRGPPLTLHAPDLGRVFAVASHGNTIYAVNGPTSPMIPVRGFIMDPNSETVFGHWAPTSGMFTQPHAMTISPNATELYVTEIGPNRIWKFDLVKNSSQQEKPLE, via the exons ATGAGTGCAAGGAAAGAAAAAAGTATCGTAATCTGTATCTTTTTACTGTTCCTTGGACTAGTATCTGGTTATGTAATTAATCCGTATCGTAATCCTGAGCTCCTGTCGAATGTCGTCGATGAACTGCTGGATCTGTTGACt GACAAAGGAAGAAAAATCAATGAACAGAATCAGCAGCTGTATCCTGAAGAAAATACCATATGGAAAACACCCAAAGATGTTGGACAAATAACTGGAGTTGGAGTCGATCCTGCAGGTAATCCTGTGATATTTCATCGAGCTGATAGATCCTGGGATTATgg gagcTTTGACGATACGTTTAAATTCCGTGAATCATTTAGAGGACCTATTACTCAAGACACTGTCCTCACATTAAACCCACGAAGCGGCTCGGTGGAGAGTTCATGGGGTTCTAATATGTTCTATTTGCCCCATGGACTTCACATCGATTCTCGCGGCAATGTATGGTTAACAGACGTTGCACTGCATCaagtattcaaa TTCACACCCGGTTCAACAAACCCTGACTTGATCCTAGGCGAAGCATTAACCCCCGGTTCAGATAATGACCACTTTTGCCAACCAACATCTGTCGCTGTTGCTAAAACTGGAGAAATAGTTGTAGCTGATGGCTACTGTAACAATAGAATTATTGTATTCGATCCATTCGgaaatattattaacattatACCCCAACCTGgag aATTTGTAGCTCTCCGAGTACCACATGCTTTAACGATCCTCGAGCAGGGTGACGTCTGCGTAGCTGATCGTGAGAACATGAGGGTAATTTGTATGTCACTTCGTGAAGGTTTTCCACCAGATAACGACGAGGATAAGCGAGGACCACCCTTAACGCTTCATGCACCTGATCTCGGTAGAGTTTTTGCTGTCGCTTCTCATG gtAACACAATTTATGCAGTTAATGGACCTACTTCGCCTATGATTCCCGTCAGAGGATTCATCATGGATCCCAATAGTGAAACTGTTTTCGGACACTGGGCTCCCACTTCAGGc atgtTTACACAACCTCACGCAATGACGATCTCACCAAACGCTACAGAACTTTACGTAACTGAAATAGGACCCAATCGCATTTGGAAATTCGACCttgtaaaaaattcatcacAACAGGAAAAACCtctagagtaa
- the LOC130664025 gene encoding NADH dehydrogenase [ubiquinone] iron-sulfur protein 4, mitochondrial has translation MAASVILRYGLHVEKMNSGLLIKNCITKLSGTECTRALSLSSTKLDRAKQPAPIPKDVHNLLTSPEAEELRRADRRQLITIDEPDDVSILSGVPEDHIKNRTVRIYQPAKNAMQSGTDNINFWQIDFDNRERWENNLMGWSSTGDPMSNLKVDFASVDEAVDHCKKMKWNYFIQKPNVDNPKPRSYGANFSWDKRTRVTTK, from the exons atggcgGCTTCTGTTATTCTACGCTACGGTTTACATGTTGAGAAAATGAATTCCGGActcttaattaaaaattgtatcaCTAAATTATCTGGTACCGA ATGTACTCGAGCTTTGTCACTGAGTTCCACTAAATTAGACAGAGCAAAGCAACCAGCCCCGATACCAAAAGATGTCCATAATTTACTGACAAGTCCAGAGGCTGAAGAGCTCAGACGTGCGGATCGTCGTCAGCTGATAACAATTGATGAGCCAGATGATGTTTCGATTTTATCTGGGGTACCCGAAGATCACATAAAAAACCGCACAGTTCGTATTTACCAACCAGCTAAAAATGCAATGCAGTCTGGTACAGATAATATAAACTTCTGGCAAATTGATTTCGATAACCGCGAACGCTGGGAAAATAATTTGATGGGCTGGTCGTCAAc tGGGGATCCAATGTCGAATCTGAAAGTTGATTTCGCATCGGTGGATGAAGCTGTAGAccattgtaaaaaaatgaaatggaattattttattcaaaagccAAATGTTGATAATCCTAAACCTCGCTCGTATGGTGCAAACTTTTCCTGGGACAAACGTACACGGGTAACAACTAAGTga
- the LOC130665926 gene encoding uncharacterized protein LOC130665926 codes for MADSDAFVKRFLLLFILLLTINLINSRHTITKRNYSDQSVRGYLAERTCWWNEVCKEEFHSKFRCRCPRYSYCRAPGKYYDARCSITLTGYIWTQPEMSIATEADK; via the exons ATGGCGGATAGT gatgCATTTGTAAAACGATTTTtactcttatttattttattactaacgATAAATCTAATAAACTCACGACATACTATTACTAAAAGAAATTATAGCGACCAAAGTGTACGAGGATATTTAGCagaa agAACTTGTTGGTGGAATGAAGTATGCAAAGAAGAATTTCACAGCAAATTTCGTTGTCGCTGTCCTAGATATTCTTACTGCCGTGCACCAGGAAAATATTATGACGCTCGATGCAGCATAACACTCACTGGCTATATATGGACACAACCGGAAATGTCGATAGCAACAGAAGCTGATAAATAA